Proteins from a genomic interval of Rhodococcus rhodochrous:
- a CDS encoding RNA polymerase sigma factor: MTGPSTADIGRIFREEYGRAVAVLTRVLGDIDVAEDAVQDAFSTAVERWPGEGIPPSPAGWIITTARRRAIDRARREAARSVKHAEADLLHPTSGVAVDPEAVVSPEIPDDRLRLIFTCCHPALAPQARVALTLRLLGGLTTTQIARAFLVPETTMGQRISRAKRKIRDARIPFRIPSPDEFPERLDAVRSVLYLVYTEGHTASTGPELADTDLCSEAVRLARLLAGLVPDDPETTGLLALILLGESRRAARTGRGGELVLLADQDRSRWDRALIDEGQALVRRTLRWNRPGPYQIQAAIAAVHADAPTFEDTDWAQIVALYDLLMAADPTPVVALHRAVALAEVEGPAAALGLVDRLDLERYHVFHAVRADLLARLGRITEASEAYTTAAARTENAVERAHLLRRRDDLRDALR; encoded by the coding sequence ATGACCGGGCCGTCCACCGCCGACATCGGTCGCATCTTCCGTGAGGAGTACGGCCGCGCGGTCGCCGTGCTCACCCGCGTCCTCGGCGACATCGACGTCGCCGAGGACGCGGTGCAGGACGCCTTCTCGACCGCCGTCGAACGATGGCCCGGGGAAGGCATCCCACCGAGCCCGGCCGGATGGATCATCACCACCGCCCGTCGCCGGGCGATCGACAGGGCACGACGGGAGGCCGCACGATCGGTCAAGCACGCCGAGGCGGACCTGCTCCACCCGACATCCGGCGTCGCGGTCGACCCCGAGGCGGTCGTCTCGCCCGAGATCCCTGACGACCGCCTCCGTCTGATCTTCACCTGTTGTCACCCGGCGCTTGCGCCTCAGGCACGAGTCGCGCTGACATTGCGCCTGCTCGGCGGGCTCACCACCACGCAGATCGCCCGGGCCTTCCTCGTGCCGGAAACGACGATGGGGCAACGGATCTCCCGCGCCAAACGAAAGATCCGCGACGCGCGCATCCCGTTTCGCATCCCGTCCCCGGACGAGTTTCCCGAACGCCTCGACGCGGTGCGGTCCGTGCTCTATCTCGTGTACACGGAGGGCCACACGGCGAGCACCGGACCCGAACTCGCCGACACGGATCTGTGTTCGGAGGCGGTGCGGCTGGCCCGCTTGCTGGCAGGGCTCGTTCCCGACGATCCCGAGACCACGGGACTTCTCGCCCTGATACTCCTCGGCGAATCCCGACGCGCCGCGCGGACAGGGCGCGGCGGCGAACTCGTCCTGCTCGCAGACCAGGACCGCTCGCGGTGGGACCGCGCGCTGATCGACGAAGGGCAGGCGCTCGTGCGGCGCACCCTGCGCTGGAACAGGCCGGGGCCCTACCAGATCCAGGCCGCGATCGCCGCGGTGCACGCCGACGCGCCCACCTTCGAGGACACCGATTGGGCGCAGATCGTCGCGCTCTACGACCTGCTGATGGCCGCGGATCCCACACCGGTCGTCGCGTTGCACCGGGCCGTCGCACTCGCCGAAGTGGAGGGTCCCGCAGCGGCTCTCGGGCTCGTCGACCGCCTCGACCTCGAGCGGTACCACGTCTTCCACGCCGTCCGGGCCGACCTGCTCGCCCGCCTCGGCCGGATCACCGAGGCGAGCGAGGCGTACACCACCGCCGCGGCGCGCACGGAGAACGCGGTCGAACGCGCACATCTCCTACGTCGCCGCGACGACCTGCGGGACGCGCTCAGGTAG
- a CDS encoding thiolase family protein, translating into MSAVIVQAVRTPVGRRNGGLSGVHPAQLSAVVLNALVERADIDPEVVEDVIWGCVQQAGEQAIDIARTAVLTAGWPESVPGVTIDRQCGSSQQALNFAIASVEAGHYDVVVAGGVEVMSRVPMGTSTSVGGSPYPEAFLERYDGARPNQGIGAEMIAEKWGLSRTDVDAFSARSHERAAAAQDAGLFADQIVPVTTPDGTVVSQDEGIRRGTTVEKLAGLKTVFKEDGVIHAGNSSQISDGSAALLIMSEEAAVKHGLTPLAKIHTAVVTGSDPVIMLTAPIPATEKALAKSGLSVDDIGVFEVNEAFAPVPMAWQKEIGAPEDKLNPNGGAIALGHPLGGSGARILTDMIFHMRRNNLRYGLQTMCEGGGQANATILELVAQ; encoded by the coding sequence ATGAGTGCAGTGATCGTCCAGGCCGTGCGCACACCTGTCGGCAGGAGGAACGGCGGCCTGTCCGGCGTGCACCCGGCACAACTGTCCGCCGTCGTGCTGAACGCGCTGGTCGAGCGCGCCGACATCGATCCGGAGGTCGTCGAGGACGTCATCTGGGGTTGCGTGCAGCAGGCCGGCGAGCAGGCCATCGACATCGCCCGCACCGCGGTGCTCACAGCGGGCTGGCCGGAGTCCGTGCCCGGCGTGACCATCGACCGGCAGTGCGGCTCGAGCCAGCAGGCGCTGAACTTCGCGATCGCGAGCGTCGAAGCGGGACACTACGACGTCGTCGTCGCCGGTGGCGTCGAGGTGATGTCGCGGGTGCCCATGGGCACCTCGACCTCCGTGGGCGGGTCGCCCTACCCCGAGGCCTTCCTCGAGCGGTACGACGGGGCGCGGCCGAACCAGGGCATCGGCGCCGAGATGATCGCCGAGAAGTGGGGCCTGAGCCGCACCGACGTGGACGCCTTCTCCGCGCGCTCGCACGAACGGGCCGCCGCCGCCCAGGACGCCGGACTGTTCGCCGACCAGATCGTGCCGGTCACCACCCCGGACGGAACCGTCGTCTCGCAGGACGAGGGCATCCGCCGCGGCACCACCGTCGAGAAGCTCGCCGGCCTGAAGACCGTCTTCAAGGAGGACGGTGTCATCCACGCCGGGAACTCCTCGCAGATCTCCGACGGATCCGCCGCACTGCTGATCATGAGCGAGGAGGCCGCCGTGAAGCACGGCCTGACTCCGCTCGCGAAGATCCACACCGCCGTCGTGACCGGCTCCGACCCGGTCATCATGCTCACCGCACCCATCCCGGCGACGGAGAAGGCACTCGCGAAGTCCGGCCTGTCCGTCGACGACATCGGCGTCTTCGAGGTCAACGAGGCGTTCGCTCCGGTGCCCATGGCCTGGCAGAAGGAGATCGGCGCACCCGAGGACAAGCTCAACCCCAACGGTGGTGCGATCGCCCTCGGTCACCCGCTCGGGGGTTCCGGCGCCCGCATCCTCACTGACATGATCTTCCACATGCGCCGCAACAACCTCCGCTACGGCCTGCAGACCATGTGCGAAGGCGGCGGCCAGGCCAACGCCACCATCCTCGAACTCGTCGCGCAGTAG
- a CDS encoding DUF1622 domain-containing protein has protein sequence MEISSLLEHVGTAIDVVGVGVMVIGAVAATWIAATARRRGPGSEIYEPYRRNLGRSILLGLEFLVAADIIKTVAVTPTFTSVGVLAVIVLIRTFLSWSLQLEIDGRWPWQRSVPEAETTTGTTPAT, from the coding sequence ATGGAGATTTCGTCGCTGCTCGAACACGTGGGCACGGCCATCGACGTCGTCGGAGTCGGCGTCATGGTGATCGGCGCAGTGGCGGCGACGTGGATCGCGGCGACCGCGCGGCGGCGCGGACCGGGTTCGGAGATCTACGAGCCGTACCGGCGCAATCTCGGCCGGTCGATCCTGCTCGGCCTCGAATTCCTGGTCGCCGCCGACATCATCAAGACCGTCGCCGTCACGCCGACCTTCACGTCGGTGGGTGTGCTGGCGGTCATCGTGCTCATCCGTACCTTCCTGAGCTGGTCGCTGCAGCTGGAGATCGACGGCCGGTGGCCGTGGCAGCGTTCGGTTCCCGAGGCCGAGACGACGACCGGCACGACACCGGCTACCTGA
- a CDS encoding prepilin peptidase, with the protein MLRVVAGETVGGLAMVVLGVGVGAIVRVVAGRTAGRRPPPGSCEAACAAAALVAVSITTGAAVVGAAMFGWWCVCLSTVDLLVRRLPNVLTLGGAGTILGVAAATGHGRAAFAGALLLAAPLLITHLAVPRSVGAGDVKLALGLGAVTGLAGPSAVLLGALLPPVLTAGAALILRLREARCGEAHAAPRVLPHGLSMCAAAALAAISTG; encoded by the coding sequence ATGCTCCGGGTCGTGGCAGGGGAGACGGTGGGTGGGCTCGCGATGGTGGTCCTCGGCGTGGGTGTGGGAGCGATCGTGCGCGTGGTGGCGGGAAGAACGGCCGGTCGTCGGCCGCCCCCGGGTTCGTGCGAGGCGGCATGCGCGGCAGCCGCACTCGTCGCGGTCTCGATCACCACGGGCGCCGCGGTCGTCGGAGCAGCGATGTTCGGATGGTGGTGCGTGTGCCTGAGCACCGTGGACCTGCTCGTGCGGCGTCTGCCGAACGTGCTGACGCTCGGGGGAGCGGGCACGATCCTCGGCGTGGCCGCGGCGACGGGGCACGGCCGGGCGGCGTTCGCCGGTGCACTTCTGCTCGCGGCACCGTTGTTGATCACCCACCTCGCGGTACCGCGATCGGTGGGAGCGGGCGACGTCAAACTCGCCCTCGGACTCGGTGCCGTCACCGGACTCGCCGGCCCCTCGGCGGTGCTCCTCGGTGCACTGCTCCCACCCGTCCTCACCGCAGGTGCGGCCCTGATTCTGCGACTCCGGGAGGCCCGCTGCGGGGAAGCGCATGCCGCTCCGCGCGTGCTTCCGCACGGACTGTCGATGTGCGCCGCCGCGGCACTGGCGGCGATCTCGACGGGTTGA
- the aroC gene encoding chorismate synthase — protein sequence MLRWITAGESHGPALVAMLEGMVAGVEVTSNDISEQLARRRLGYGRGARMKFEADKVTVIGGVRHGRTLGGPIAIEIGNTEWPKWETIMAADPVDAELLEGQARNAPLTRPRPGHADFAGMLKYGFDDARPVLERASARETAARVAAGTVARNFLRQAFGAEVVSHVISIGASDPYVGPEPGADDLAAIDASPVRAYDRAAEESMIAEIEAAKRDGDTLGGIVEVVVHGLPVGLGSFVSGADRLDARLAAALMGIQAIKGVEVGDGFETARRRGSAAHDEMKPGPDGVLRSSNRAGGIEGGMTNGEALRVRAAMKPISTVPRALSTVDMTTGDEAVAIHQRSDVCAVPAAGVVAEAMVALVVAQAALEKFGGDSLAETVSNIDHYLKGIAARPPR from the coding sequence GTGCTGCGTTGGATAACTGCTGGAGAATCCCATGGTCCCGCCCTCGTCGCGATGCTCGAGGGGATGGTCGCCGGAGTCGAGGTGACGTCGAACGACATCTCGGAGCAACTTGCGCGACGGCGACTGGGGTACGGCCGCGGCGCACGCATGAAGTTCGAGGCCGACAAGGTCACCGTGATCGGTGGCGTCCGGCACGGACGCACCCTGGGCGGCCCGATCGCGATCGAGATCGGCAACACCGAATGGCCCAAGTGGGAAACCATCATGGCCGCCGACCCGGTCGATGCCGAACTGCTCGAAGGCCAGGCGCGCAACGCGCCGCTGACCCGTCCCCGCCCCGGCCACGCCGACTTCGCGGGCATGCTCAAGTACGGCTTCGACGACGCGCGTCCCGTCCTCGAGCGCGCCAGCGCCCGGGAGACCGCAGCACGCGTGGCGGCCGGCACCGTCGCCCGGAACTTCCTGCGCCAGGCGTTCGGCGCCGAGGTCGTCTCGCACGTCATCTCCATCGGCGCATCCGATCCCTATGTCGGCCCCGAACCCGGTGCCGACGATCTCGCCGCGATCGACGCGAGCCCCGTGCGCGCCTACGACAGGGCCGCCGAGGAATCCATGATCGCCGAGATCGAGGCCGCGAAGCGCGACGGCGACACCCTCGGCGGCATCGTCGAGGTCGTGGTGCACGGGCTGCCCGTGGGCCTCGGTTCGTTCGTCAGCGGTGCCGATCGCCTCGACGCGCGACTGGCCGCGGCCCTCATGGGAATCCAGGCCATCAAGGGTGTCGAGGTCGGCGACGGCTTCGAGACCGCGCGCCGACGCGGCAGCGCCGCCCACGACGAGATGAAGCCCGGTCCCGACGGTGTGCTCCGCTCGAGCAACCGTGCCGGTGGCATCGAAGGCGGCATGACCAACGGTGAGGCCCTGCGCGTGCGGGCGGCGATGAAGCCGATCTCGACCGTGCCGCGCGCCCTGTCGACGGTCGACATGACCACCGGCGACGAGGCCGTCGCGATCCACCAGCGTTCCGACGTGTGCGCGGTGCCCGCGGCGGGTGTCGTCGCCGAGGCGATGGTCGCCCTCGTCGTCGCGCAGGCCGCCCTCGAGAAGTTCGGTGGCGACTCGCTCGCCGAGACCGTGAGCAACATCGACCACTACCTGAAGGGCATCGCGGCGCGGCCGCCGCGGTGA
- the aroB gene encoding 3-dehydroquinate synthase, with protein sequence MTEPVRIDVETAQPYPVIIGRGLLGDVVEELSGTRTVAIFHQPTLTATAEAVREALAETGIDAHRIEIPDAEDGKELAVAGFCWEVLGRIGLTRSDAVISLGGGAATDLAGFVAATWMRGVRVYHIPTTLLAMVDAAVGGKTGINTEAGKNLVGSFHEPSAVFVDLATLETVPRNEIVAGLAEVIKTGFIADPVILDLIEANPEAALDPAGTVLPELIRRSVEVKAKVVAADLKESSLREILNYGHTLGHAIERRERYRWRHGAAVSVGLVFAAELGRLAGRLDDATADRHRAILESVGLPTTYDPDAFADLLKGMQTDKKNRAGMLRFVVLDGLAKPGRLEGPDPTLLAAAYSEVARQGKADAGTVLL encoded by the coding sequence GTGACCGAACCGGTACGCATCGACGTCGAGACCGCCCAGCCCTATCCGGTGATCATCGGCCGGGGACTGCTCGGCGACGTCGTCGAAGAACTGTCCGGCACGCGGACCGTCGCGATCTTCCACCAGCCGACGCTCACCGCGACGGCCGAGGCCGTGCGGGAGGCGCTCGCCGAGACCGGCATCGACGCCCACCGCATCGAGATCCCCGACGCCGAGGACGGCAAGGAACTGGCCGTCGCCGGATTCTGCTGGGAGGTGCTCGGCCGCATCGGCCTGACCCGTTCGGACGCCGTCATCAGCCTCGGCGGCGGTGCCGCCACCGACCTCGCAGGATTCGTGGCCGCGACGTGGATGCGCGGCGTGCGGGTCTACCACATCCCCACCACGCTGCTGGCGATGGTCGACGCCGCGGTGGGCGGCAAGACCGGCATCAACACCGAGGCGGGCAAGAACCTCGTCGGTTCGTTCCACGAGCCCTCGGCGGTCTTCGTCGACCTTGCGACCCTCGAGACGGTGCCGCGCAACGAGATCGTGGCCGGACTCGCCGAGGTGATCAAGACCGGCTTCATCGCCGATCCGGTGATCCTCGACCTGATCGAGGCGAACCCCGAGGCCGCGCTCGATCCCGCCGGGACGGTGCTGCCCGAGCTGATCCGTCGATCGGTCGAGGTCAAGGCGAAGGTGGTCGCGGCCGACCTCAAGGAGTCGAGCCTGCGCGAGATCCTCAACTACGGCCACACCCTCGGCCACGCCATCGAGCGCCGCGAGCGGTACCGCTGGCGTCACGGCGCCGCCGTATCGGTGGGCCTGGTCTTCGCCGCCGAACTCGGCCGGCTCGCCGGGCGTCTCGACGACGCCACCGCCGACCGGCACCGCGCGATCCTCGAATCCGTGGGCCTGCCCACCACCTACGATCCCGATGCCTTCGCCGACCTGCTCAAGGGCATGCAGACCGACAAGAAGAACCGCGCCGGCATGCTCCGGTTCGTCGTCCTCGACGGGCTCGCGAAGCCCGGCAGGCTCGAAGGACCCGACCCGACCCTGCTCGCGGCGGCCTACTCCGAGGTCGCGCGCCAGGGCAAGGCCGACGCGGGAACCGTACTGCTCTGA
- a CDS encoding shikimate dehydrogenase, with the protein MAADPNGGVRRAAVLGKPIAHSKSPLLHLAAYRALGLTEWTYERIECTGEQLPGLVSSLGEEWVGLSVTMPGKFAALEFATERTERAVRIGSANTLVRIESGWRADCTDVDGVSGALRSVGVGDLSGASAVVVGSGGTARPALVGLTDLGVRSVTVVARSEEKARATFDCLDDDIEARWLSFDAPELGRVCAEAGALVSTVPAPAAAPYAEALAQAPRILDAIYDPWPTPLATAAEVRGVRVVSGLHMLLNQAFGQVEQFTGLPAPRAEMARAVGLDLNSPHPA; encoded by the coding sequence GTGGCCGCTGATCCGAACGGGGGTGTCCGGAGGGCCGCGGTCCTCGGGAAACCCATCGCGCACTCGAAGTCGCCCCTGTTGCATCTCGCGGCGTACCGGGCACTCGGGCTGACCGAGTGGACCTACGAACGCATCGAATGCACCGGTGAGCAGCTGCCGGGACTCGTGTCCTCACTCGGTGAGGAATGGGTGGGTCTGTCCGTCACGATGCCCGGCAAGTTCGCGGCACTCGAGTTCGCCACCGAACGCACCGAGCGGGCCGTCAGGATCGGATCGGCCAACACCCTCGTCCGCATCGAGAGCGGGTGGCGCGCCGACTGCACCGACGTCGACGGCGTGTCCGGAGCACTGCGTTCGGTCGGCGTCGGCGATCTGTCCGGCGCGTCGGCGGTCGTCGTGGGCTCGGGTGGCACCGCCCGACCGGCGCTCGTGGGTCTCACCGACCTCGGTGTGCGCTCGGTGACCGTGGTTGCGCGGTCCGAGGAGAAGGCCCGCGCGACGTTCGATTGTCTCGACGACGACATCGAGGCCCGATGGCTGTCGTTCGACGCCCCCGAACTCGGCCGGGTCTGCGCCGAGGCCGGTGCGCTCGTGAGCACCGTGCCCGCACCCGCAGCAGCCCCGTACGCGGAGGCTCTCGCACAGGCCCCGCGCATCCTCGATGCGATCTACGACCCCTGGCCCACGCCGCTGGCGACAGCGGCCGAGGTACGCGGCGTCCGCGTCGTCAGCGGTCTGCACATGCTGCTCAACCAGGCCTTCGGGCAGGTCGAGCAGTTCACGGGTTTGCCCGCCCCGCGCGCGGAGATGGCGCGTGCCGTCGGGCTCGACCTGAATTCTCCGCACCCGGCCTGA
- a CDS encoding shikimate kinase — protein MSPRVVLIGPPGAGKSTIGRRVANALDLPLLDTDAEIERVTGRTIPEIFSQDGEPAFREIEEEVVARALDTHDGVVSLGGGAILSERTRARLAGHTVVYLEISVAEGLRRTGAVGAAGTRPLLAGGDPAQKYRDLMRRRRPLYRQAATIRVRTDGRSPGRVVQQVLAKLEAADAATSQTISEDRSPTP, from the coding sequence ATGTCGCCTCGCGTGGTACTCATCGGCCCGCCGGGAGCGGGCAAGTCGACGATCGGTCGTCGAGTCGCGAATGCACTCGACCTGCCGTTGCTCGACACCGACGCCGAGATCGAGCGTGTGACCGGCCGGACCATCCCCGAGATCTTCTCCCAGGACGGCGAACCGGCCTTCCGGGAGATCGAGGAGGAGGTCGTCGCGCGCGCCCTCGACACCCACGACGGTGTGGTGTCCCTGGGTGGGGGAGCGATCCTCTCGGAGCGCACCCGCGCGCGACTGGCCGGACACACCGTCGTCTATCTCGAGATCAGCGTGGCGGAAGGACTGCGTCGCACCGGCGCGGTCGGCGCCGCCGGAACCAGGCCGTTGCTGGCCGGCGGTGATCCGGCCCAGAAGTACCGCGACCTCATGCGTCGCCGCCGCCCGCTGTACCGCCAGGCGGCGACCATCCGGGTGCGCACCGACGGCCGCAGCCCCGGGCGGGTCGTCCAGCAGGTGCTCGCCAAACTCGAAGCGGCGGACGCCGCGACCAGCCAGACCATCAGCGAGGATCGGAGCCCCACACCGTGA
- a CDS encoding YciI family protein, which yields MAQYLLSIYQPDGEPPSPEFLDPIMKKVAAWQNEIREAGIWVFSGGLHPPDTATVVRTDEGRTVTTDGPYIEGKEHLGGFDVIDVPDLDEALKWARGLADATTLPIEVRPLEFGSCAG from the coding sequence ATGGCGCAGTACCTGCTGAGCATCTACCAGCCCGACGGTGAACCGCCGTCACCGGAGTTCCTCGACCCGATCATGAAGAAGGTCGCGGCGTGGCAGAACGAGATCCGGGAGGCAGGGATCTGGGTGTTCTCCGGCGGCCTGCACCCGCCGGACACGGCGACGGTCGTGCGCACGGACGAGGGGCGCACGGTGACGACCGACGGTCCGTACATCGAGGGCAAGGAGCATCTCGGTGGCTTCGACGTCATCGACGTGCCCGACCTCGACGAGGCGCTGAAGTGGGCGCGCGGTCTCGCCGATGCCACCACACTGCCCATCGAGGTGCGGCCCCTGGAGTTCGGATCCTGCGCCGGATGA